One Mangifera indica cultivar Alphonso unplaced genomic scaffold, CATAS_Mindica_2.1 Un_0003, whole genome shotgun sequence genomic region harbors:
- the LOC123205285 gene encoding ADP-ribosylation factor GTPase-activating protein AGD12-like — protein MDRGKANSGKRRLRDLLHQSDNRICADCGAPDPKWASANIGVFICLKCCGVHRSLGTHVSKVLSVTLDEWSEEEIEAMIEVGGNASANSIYEAHIPDGVIKPGPTSSHEARAKFIRSKYELQEFLKPSLRISSAKTNASLKTSFSRKILDSLRSNSSQNETVGMIEFIGLLKVKVIKGINLAIRDMMSSDPYVVLNLGQQTVQTTVMASNLNPVWNEELMLSVPQDYGPVKLRVFDHDTFSADDIMGEAELDIQPLLTSALAYGNPELFSNMQIGKWLKSDDNALIEDSIINIVDGKVKQNILLKLQNVESGEMELELEWMPLAQ, from the exons ATGGATCGTGGGAAAGCTAATTCAG GTAAAAGAAGGTTAAGGGATTTACTGCATCAAAGTGATAACCGCATCTGTGCTGATTGTGGTGCTCCAGATCCTAAATGGGC GTCGGCAAATATTGGAGTCTTTATATGCTTAAAATGTTGCGGTGTGCACCGAAGCCTCGGTACACATGTTTCTAAG GTTTTGTCTGTGACATTAGATGAGTGGTctgaggaagaaattgaagccATGATTGAAGTTGGAGGAAATGCCTCAGCTAATTCAATTTATGAGGCTCATATACCAGATGGAGTTATAAAGCCTGGACCTACTTCCAGCCACGAGGCACGTGCAAAGTTTATCAG GTCAAAGTATGAACTTCAAGAATTTCTAAAACCTAGCTTGCGGATTTCATCGGCAAAGACTAATGCTTCACTCAAAACCAGTTTTTCCCGGAAAATTTTAGATAGCCTTCGAAGTAATTCGTCACAGAATGAAACA GTAGGTATGATAGAGTTTATCGGCTTATTGAAAGTCAAAGTGATAAAAGGCATAAATTTAGCTATCAGAGATATGATGTCGAGCGATCCTTATGTTGTTCTGAATCTTGGACAGCAG ACTGTTCAGACGACTGTAATGGCGAGCAACTTAAATCCAGTTTGGAACGAGGAACTCATGCTCTCAGTTCCTCAGGATTATGGACCTGTAAAGTTG AGAGTGTTTGATCACGACACATTTTCGGCGGACGACATAATGGGGGAAGCAGAGCTTGATATCCAGCCTTTGCTAACATCAGCCTTGGCATATGGCAACCCAGAATTGTTTTCAAATATGCAGATCGGAAAATGGTTGAAATCAGACGACAATGCACTCATTGAAGACAGCATCATTAACATTGTCGATGGGAAGGTGAAGCAGAATATATTACTGAAGCTCCAGAATGTGGAATCTGGAGAAATGGAGCTAGAACTCGAGTGGATGCCTCTTGCCCAATag